CCTAATTGTGCAGAGGTGGTTATTCTACTTTACTGCCTGGTAAAAATGGTGGAGGTTGAGCAATGTCACAGGAAGCTACACTGCTGAATAAGGAACTAAACATACCTGGCAATATGTGTCATAGTTGTTGGGTCAAAAGACTGACCAAACAGAATTTTGTCAGGTAAAACAACAAACGTGAATGCTGGCTTCACTGAAAATAATATACCACAACATGCCAGGTACTAAGATACTTTTAGGAAGCAGCTTGTGAGAAACCCTTTGTAACATGGATTGACATGGATTTTGATTTTGAAAATGATATAAATGGATGCCtcattagtatatccaatttttctattctatgtattttgccacaactgtcctatgccgtgtattgtgacccaacttacttgTGTTCTAaattttaagagtgtattcctttgtagtactgtaatagtataatgaatgtgatgTAACAAGTTAGACtcagttcatattagcagcaaaaaacatttaccccttctgagtgacaactggcaactgctaggcccctaggattggtaacaggccataagtgctgggcccctaggattggtaacaggcggtaagtgctaggcacctaggattgattgTTAAGGTAAGAAACAAAAACacctttaaaatgataaaaatggatgaaaatagtaaaacagacaaaattatacttaaaatcttttatttgatTCTAAATATGAAGATTAACATCTCACCTAAAGTTCAAACCCAAATATTATCTAAATTGCAAGAAATCTACAACAGTTCATGCTTTGCAAAATACAAAGATGTGTAGTAAGGTGTAAAAGAGGTTCATTAAAGATAATCTATATTCATCCCCTATACAGATACGTGTTGCCTAATTATGTTGATAAATGCATTTGCTTACCTGTGCATTGCAAAGCTTTCAATATATTACTAACATCCCTctaatatatgtattacttttgtattttaaagattcTATCCATTATCGCTTGCAGTTCACCCACTGACCACACATCCAGGGCAGGAGTAGAATGTCTGTAATCACTGTGTGCAGAAGCCCAGTGCAGCCACTGGCACACTACCATGTCTGATGCTACAGAGCATGTAGTGGGGctacagtttagctttaaattaaaaacataacacattcaatgcaatctgattgtcatacattgtatgacaatcggattacaactgaaagcaaatacttacccagtgtccgcagctcctctagcagaaataaaagatttgttattgctgctggcatctgcagtgagatgtgaagcacaaagcagaaatcctacattgtgctgtgcatctctccggagatgccagcagcagcagcttccagcaTCCTGCATGTGTCTGTCACAGCagggaaacccccccccccccacatcactCCGGAGGAGGAGTCATCTTCcgagtgatgtgattggtgatgtatgggagtgtgtcagggagggaaatttaaaagcagattacaatgtaatctgtttttaaatgttttttacagtacaaaaacaccacgcaacatgaaataaaaataaaagtacatttttaattttatttttagattacattgttgtctattatttcattactgttttaaattattatttatatttatgtattatattataatttatgattataatataaaccTGAAATATTTGACAAAATAAGAGTTGGTATCAGATAGTTTTCCTAGCATTTCCTCCACATGCTGCCGGTAGTTCCTCAAAGAAGTTTGGACTCCACTGTTATGGCTGTCCAGAATGGAGGACAAGGAATTGCTCAGGGCTACCAgtctaaaatatagaaaaaaatattaactagaGCATTAGCTATTTAGCAAATtagatatgtataaaataaaaaaatctataaacctTATTGGGTAAATAGATAAAGAATTGGCCTTAAAGTGAATCCAATGGCAGACATTTCTATTGTATAGGCAGCCAGTTACTTTACACAGAACACAAtgaagtgaaaatgtaaaaaaaaacagtgaccaaACAGGCTAGGAAGAAGCCTATACCAGTCCATATCTGGATCCATACAAACGTCCGTATCTGGATCCAtagaaagtatatcctctccaaccttgaagagctttaataaatcaggcctatggttttatttttttaactgcttatAAATGCTTATAAACCTGGATAAAAGATTATAACTGAAAACAAATAGAAGAGTTTACAGGCTCTTATAAGCACTGCTGCTTTAAACACCTAGAAACTCTTACAAATGCTCATAAAAGCATTATGgggttttaaaagcattttaggcttgctttaaaacacaaacacatttataagtggtatattaataaataagcatttaaaataacagtccgtgtaaactaagcctaaatatatataacatttgaaTCAATCCTTGCCCCTTTCTGTTTAAAGTGTCAGGAAATTAGGTAGTAGGGAAATTTGGTGCAAAtgacaagtttaaaaaaacagattgattATCTCTTTTTAATACTTTGTCTTGACTTCTTATTCTACTTTTTTCATGGAGCTTAATCTGTACACTGGGAAAAACCATACCTACCTCTTTCAGAATTTAAACCCCTAGTGCTGCTTTGGTGACAGGAACACAAGTTGTAGGTGGGGattaaacaaatctaaaaaatacTTCAAAACCTTCAcaagaggaaagacatcagctTATTCCACACTTTTCCTAAACAGGAACTTTGGTTACTAAAACAAAATGACTGTTCCGCTTCAAGGTATACAATTGCATAGAGACAAGTAGgctgaaaaaaaagtcaaactggTAGAATAAATTGTCACCAGTCAGTGAGTATCCAAGTACACATATCTAATATGGGTGGGCTTGCTGTGCATTTTTTCATCtttgaaaacaatttataaacatgAAAGGACAAATAGGTGATAAATTAGTACACAATAGTGAACATATACTAATAGTCGACATATACTAACTTATCAGACTTATTGGCATTCAGGAATATGCTCTCCATGGAAATAATTTTGCTGTGGAAATTTTCAGTCTCTATTTTCATTTTCTCTATCAGTAAAACACTTTCTTCCTTTAAATTGTTAAGTGCCTGATTCACCCCCTCACAGTGGCGGTCCACACGTTCTGAGTGTAGGAGCAACTCGGCTACAAGGGAATTGGAAATAATTACTTACAGAGTACCAGGTGCACCATATTACCAAAAACTTAGTATAGGGTTTAGATAATGTAGCAAACAGGACTGGCTGTTGATAGTTAGTATTCCACCAATTATCAATACACAACTTTCTGATATGTTCCTAAACTTGCCACAGACATTTTTCAATGGGCTGTCTGTCAcataattatatatgtgtattttttatattcatgttcaTTGGTTCAAGTCCAAAAATAGGCAGGAGGTAAAAATTTTTTACAATCTTCAGAAGGGCACCATACTACAGATAAGGCAGTAAGATTATAATGGTAACTGCATAAAGTAGTTTAATAGGCAAATTAAAGACATATATAAGAGCAAGACAATATAAAGCCAAGTATGTACATTATAtctacatattatatacattatatacatctacattatatatacatatcctaaaataaatttttcattcattttgtactCAGACTTCAACCCCTCTGTAGTCCCAGAGAATACCTACAGCCTCCAGAAGTTACATATTAAACACTGAACTGGCAAATCACCAAGTATTTTGTTGGCTTGCAAGGGGATTAAAGTGCTGTTTATTTATGTGTACCTACATGTCACATGAGTGTACCTGCTCTGACATTGTGGATGTCCATTTCTATACGTAGTCCCCTGGGTTCATGAAGGGGTGAAAGCAGATCAAATTCAGACTTGAGCTCCTCCTTCTTGGCCAGAACAATACTATGAGAATTGGACATCATTTCATCAAACCAACTATCCAAGTGTTCATAGAAACCAAGCCGAATACTAAAAGTCAGAGGAAAGTCATGCAATAAGAATGtcacaacataaaacaaacaatctgCACTGGAAACAGCAGCCGACCAGGTAGACAACAAATTAACCTGAAGCAATGCAGTTATTCAACTGCATTTTATTCCCCATGAGAGTTAAAATGTTAGCCAAGTGTCAGCCTGTAAGGCGCCCCACAGATATTGAACTATGTTCTGCTTGAGCTCAGAACTGGACactgagcctgattcatcaagccaaattggAAGCTCGACTTAAGcgcgtattcgcgatccggaatcggaGCCCTTAAACTCAATTCATCAACCATATCTGAGGCACTTGCGTACTCGCgcagaagtcatcaactgaagcgatctttTTGATGAATATGCGCAGCCCTGGCAGTTTCACACTGACGAGCTTGCAGTAAACTCACTGttcccttaaaaaaacattcttggcacacatattacccttagacctaaaaatgttgaaatgtttaaaacatctatatgagctaagaaataagcatattttaaaatgacttttttcttttctattaggCAAGAGTTACTTAGTCCagctctacataggcgcctgtctaaacGCTTACAATCCTtgatcagaggagccgcctgggggtaaatattgcgactttccacAGGCTCAGTTTTGTCATCGGGCtggattttcccacaaaagtcacaagcacacacacgttcttgtttgcttctatatatatatatttatatatatacacacacatacatacatacatatatacattcatacacatataattgcaagcgaatttgtgcgcttaaatttgagcatatataagggtgttgtctaacttgctttttcctttgtctttttttcttggaggggctgttcttttgtgtgttatcctaattaatctatgttgctgcatttgatactttgcttgccctttagcacaatagctgcttttgtttttgaaacgtTGAAtgttttaaccacctagccgttaagcctgaccttcgtacgggcaaaaaaaaaatggctagggtggttaaccccgtatttttgtcacagccttacctccatggtcccgctgtgcacatccagcgtcgtttcctattccagcgtcattttcctattccagcgtcgtcctccgaccatcgtcgtccgtcgatctccctctccagcgtcgggtgccagcgggaccggtaagatgccggccggtagctatgttattgtgtttgtggccatattgtttgattgcaaaattctgcctttattaccattttaaaatgtttgtcctgcataaatattttttaataaagttttccatcCTTACTAGAACAAAATTGCATAttagtttggtaagtattttttgaagtatttgttgggccattttttaactattttggctttatatggaagtgtgggtttacatgtgttttgtttgttccttttaaattttttgtcatgtaatttggtagtgtgtgtgtgttttttaatgtttttttcatattttaatgtgaccttttggcaaatgtttcttttgaacaaAGATGTTTGTAAATTGTTGATGTTtgatttttggggggtttgttgttatgtgatctcctttccaatctcccaggacatacagtttaaaaagtcctttgtttttttttatgctgttcctttttctaaattgtttgaaaggctaaaaacggCACAACTGTCTTGTTAAAACggagttgtttgatgcgcatagttgtgcgccaaacttcggGAGTATGTAgagcatagttgtgtgccaaggcagacctgctatgtgcgcgtgaactgacTTTTATCAGATGAAAAATGcgccgcacttttgcacagtcctttttgaggta
This window of the Pyxicephalus adspersus unplaced genomic scaffold, UCB_Pads_2.0 Sca106, whole genome shotgun sequence genome carries:
- the LOC140344864 gene encoding coiled-coil domain-containing protein 180-like; translation: IRLGFYEHLDSWFDEMMSNSHSIVLAKKEELKSEFDLLSPLHEPRGLRIEMDIHNVRAAELLLHSERVDRHCEGVNQALNNLKEESVLLIEKMKIETENFHSKIISMESIFLNANKSDKLVALSNSLSSILDSHNSGVQTSLRNYRQHVEEMLGKLSDTNSYFVKYFRFIL